The following are encoded together in the Thunnus maccoyii chromosome 18, fThuMac1.1, whole genome shotgun sequence genome:
- the LOC121884323 gene encoding charged multivesicular body protein 6-like, producing MGNVFGRKSRPSRVTEQDKAILQLKQQRDKLKQYQKRITLQLEKERLLAKQLLKDGRKEKALLLLKKKRYQDQLLDKTENQISNLERMVQDIEFMQIEMKVIEGLKVGNDCLKSMHEIMSIEDVERILDETQESIEYQRQIDEMLAGSLTQEDEDAVLAELEAITQGEDVALPEVPTEPIPEVPEAAKAGPERREAKDKPDREMLTA from the exons ATGGGAAACGTTTTTGGGAGAAAGAGTCGACCTTCTCGTGTAACGGAACAAGACAAAGCCATTTTG caattgaaacagcagagagatAAGCTGAAGCAGTACCAAAAGAGAATCACTCTACAATTGGAGAAAGAGCGACTTCTGGCAAAGCAATTGCTAAAAGATGGCAGGAAAGA aAAGGCTCTGCTGCTTCTTAAGAAGAAGCGGTATCAGGATCAGCTTCTAGACAAGACAGAAAATCAGATTTCTAACCTGGAGCGCATG GTTCAAGATATTGAATTCATGCAAATTGAGATGAAAGTCATCGAGGGGCTTAAAGTTGGCAATGATTGTCTGAAGAGTATGCACGAG ATAATGTCAATAGAAGATGTGGAGAGAATCCTGGATGAGACCCAAGAATCAATTGAATATCAAAGG CAAATAGACGAAATGCTGGCCGGATCCCTGACgcaggaggatgaggatgcTGTTTTAGCAGAGCTGGAAGCTATCACTCAG GGAGAAGATGTAGCACTTCCAGAGGTCCCAACTGAACCAATACCAGAAGTCCCAGAGGCAGCTAAAGCTGGACCAG agaggagagaagcaAAGGACAAGCCAGACAGAGAGATGCTGACAGCGTAA